In Marmota flaviventris isolate mMarFla1 chromosome 17, mMarFla1.hap1, whole genome shotgun sequence, a single genomic region encodes these proteins:
- the Septin4 gene encoding septin-4 isoform X1: MASTQKGTVFQVVKTNKTGSKVAVSAHKGAEVTTSTPHRGHGYLLSSSHRSAAVSLNPSPQQKLEAALPTTPHSASDYSRFVSPHSGHVHSTAQFHRGTETRIRTEAHRHHSPHRKNQQVQTPASHSTSVHRHLSPVREEAMRRSGESKPGREVGHRISPPDAKSTRRLSFMDQKDSLQLHNLQEDPPSKVQNPQGVRVPRRISAYPKDEAIQTETTRKIFSVGEVRPPKRPSSPEHGHSRVVDHRTVHRRLASPEPEVDHHSSTPSEPKAFQRNMKMASSLKLSVLKDLDGGHRAAHSAPETLYKHPAYTETKHSPKVIMSSEVESNMGSPIRDSEVGREVSRKATISPQRQSTQRVTSRAGSEGPHKSLVFVTPEYPEPSRKPSIHAEVELTPRPLPPRSLPRYGPDSSWWALLNPEVEIPQSRPTTPDFEPKSPPPLDPLVSLFEMDSSPFCEDLMFQREKASPPSPPSPKESPGRVPLREVPQAPKHTIKQPIQRFNAFFLDVSEEMQNRIIWWLRDEEIKHFLEDTTDDAELSMFVKDFPGSERCHSPEARTRVSRPQIPEPRPQAPDFYDDDLEFRPPLWPQSSDSQQYFCAPAPLSPCTRPRSPWGRLDPYDSSEDDKEYVGFATLPNQVHRKSVKKGFDFTLMVAGESGLGKSTLVNSLFLTDLYRDRKLLSAEERIMQTVEITKHAVDIEEKGVRLRLTIVDTPGFGDAVNNTECWRPVAEYIDQQFEQYFRDESGLNRKNIQDNRVHCCLYFISPYGHGLRPLDVEFMKALHQRVNIVPILAKADTLTPPEVDRKKRKIREEIEHFGIKIYQFPDCDSDEDEDFKLQDQALKESIPFAVIGSNTVVEARGRRVRGRLYPWGIVEVENPGHCDFVKLRTMLVRTHMQDLKDVTRETHYENYRAQCIQSMTRLVVKERNRNKLTRESGTDFPIPAVPPGTDPETEKLIREKDEELRRMQEMLHKIQRQMKETH, encoded by the exons AGGTTACTACTTCCACCCCTCATCGGGGACATGGGTACCTTCTTTCCTCAAGCCACCGAAGTGCTGCTGTCTCTTTGAATCCTTCTCCCCAGCAAAAATTAGAAGCTGCACTTCCCACTACTCCCCATTCAGCATCAGACTACTCTCGATTTGTGTCCCCACATTCAGGGCATGTCCACTCTACAGCACAATTCCATCGGGGAACTGAGACCCGAATAAGAACAGAGGCACACCGCCATCACTCTCCTCATCGAAAGAACCAGCAAGTTCAGACACCGGCTTCCCATTCTACAAGTGTACATCGGCACCTTAGTCCAGTCAGAGAGGAAGCAATGCGAAGAAGTGGTGAAAGCAAGCCAGGGCGTGAAGTTGGCCATCGTATCTCACCCCCCGATGCCAAGTCCACCCGTCGCTTAAGTTTTATGGACCAGAAGGATAGCTTGCAATTACATAACTTGCAAGAAGACCCACCTTCCAAGGTCCAGAATCCTCAAGGGGTCAGAGTTCCTCGTAGGATTTCAGCCTATCCAAAGGATGAAGCAATACAAACAGAGACCACTCGAAAGATTTTTAGTGTTGGTGAGGTCAGACCTCCAAAGCGTCCCTCTAGCCCAGAGCATGGCCACAGCCGTGTGGTAGACCATCGGACAGTCCATAGAAGGCTCGCTAGCCCAGAGCCAGAAGTGGATCATCACAGCTCAACTCCTTCAGAACCCAAGGCCTTTCAAAGGAATATGAAAATGGCATCATCCCTCAAACTCTCTGTCCTTAAAGATTTAGATGGTGGACACCGAGCAGCACATTCAGCTCCTGAGACTCTCTACAAGCATCCTGCCTACACCGAGACCAAGCATTCTCCAAAGGTCATAATGTCATCAGAGGTGGAGTCCAACATGGGGTCCCCAATCCGAGACAGCGAGGTTGGCCGTGAGGTCAGCCGCAAGGCCACCATCTCTCCACAAAGACAGTCAACTCAGCGTGTGACATCTCGAGCAGGGTCTGAGGGCCCCCACAAATCTCTCGTCTTTGTCACTCCAGA GTATCCAGAACCCTCCCGAAAGCCTTCCATCCATGCAGAAGTGGAACTGACCCCTCGGCCCTTACCCCCTCGGTCCTTACCTAGGTATGGGCCTGACTCCTCATGGTGGGCCTTACTGAATCCTGAAGTTGAAATACCCCAAAGCCGGCCGACAACACCTGATTTTGAGCCTAAGTCTCCTCCTCCCCTAGACCCTTTAGTGTCCCTTTTTGAAATGGACTCAAGCCCTTTCTGTGAGGACCTGATGTTCCAGAGAGAGAAGGCAagtccaccatcaccaccatcaccaaagGAGTCTCCAGGTCGGGTACCATTGAGGGAAGTGCCTCAGGCCCCCAAGCACACCATCAAACAACCCATTCAAAGGTTTAATGCTTTCTTCCTGG ATGTCTCTGAGGAAATGCAGAATCGAATCATCTGGTGGCTAAGAG ATGAAGAG ATCAAGCATTTCCTGGAGGACACCACGGATGATGCAGAACTGAGCATGTTCGTGAAGGACTTCCCAGGAAGCGAGCGCTGCCACTCACCGGAGGCCAGAACCAGGGTGTCCAGGCCCCAAATCCCGGAGCcaaggccccaggccccagaCTTCTATGATGATGACCTGGAGTTCAGACCCCCCTTGTGGCCCCAGTCCTCTGACAGCCAGCAGTACTTCTGtgccccagcccctctcagcccCTGCACCCGGCCCCGCAGCCCATGGGGCAGGCTTGATCCCTATGATTCCTCTGAG GATGACAAGGAGTATGTGGGCTTTGCAACCCTCCCCAACCAAGTCCACCGAAAGTCTGTGAAGAAAGGCTTTGACTTTACCCTCATGGTGGCAG GAGAGTCTGGCCTGGGTAAATCCACTCTTGTCAATAGTCTCTTCCTCACTGATCTATACCGGGACCGGAAACTCCTCAGTGCTGAAG AACGGATCATGCAAACCGTGGAGATCACTAAGCATGCAGTGGATATAGAAGAGAAGGGTGTGAGGCTGCGGCTTACCATTGTGGACACACCAGGTTTTGGGGATGCAGTCAACAACACAGAGTG CTGGAGGCCTGTGGCAGAATACATCGATCAGCAGTTTGAGCAGTATTTCCGAGATGAGAGTGGCCTGAACCGCAAGAACATCCAAGACAACAGGGTGCACTGCTGCCTGTACTTCATCTCGCCCTACGGCCACGG GCTCCGGCCATTGGATGTTGAATTCATGAAGGCCCTGCATCAGCGGGTCAACATCGTGCCTATCTTGGCTAAGGCGGACACACTGACACCTCCTGAAGTGGACCGCAAGAAACGCAAA ATCCGTGAGGAGATTGAGCACTTTGGAATCAAGATCTACCAGTTCCCAGATTGTGACTCTGATGAGGATGAGGACTTCAAATTACAGGACCAAGCCCTAAAG GAAAGCATTCCCTTTGCGGTAATTGGCAGCAACACTGTGGTAGAGGCCAGAGGGCGACGAGTTCGGGGCCGACTGTACCCCTGGGGCATTGTAGAAG TGGAAAACCCAGGGCACTGTGACTTTGTGAAGCTGAGGACAATGCTGGTGCGCACCCACATGCAGGACCTGAAGGATGTGACCAGGGAGACACATTATGAGAACTACCGGGCACAGTGCATCCAGAGCATGACCCGCCTGGTGGTGAAGGAACGGAATCGCAA CAAACTGACTCGTGAGAGTGGTACCGATTTCCCCATCCCTGCTGTTCCACCAGGGACGGATCCAGAAACCGAGAAGCTAATCCGAGAGAAAGATGAAGAG CTGCGGCGGATGCAGGAGATGCTACACAAGATCCAAAGACAGATGAAGGAGACCCATTAA
- the Septin4 gene encoding septin-4 isoform X3: MIKHFLEDTTDDAELSMFVKDFPGSERCHSPEARTRVSRPQIPEPRPQAPDFYDDDLEFRPPLWPQSSDSQQYFCAPAPLSPCTRPRSPWGRLDPYDSSEDDKEYVGFATLPNQVHRKSVKKGFDFTLMVAGESGLGKSTLVNSLFLTDLYRDRKLLSAEERIMQTVEITKHAVDIEEKGVRLRLTIVDTPGFGDAVNNTECWRPVAEYIDQQFEQYFRDESGLNRKNIQDNRVHCCLYFISPYGHGLRPLDVEFMKALHQRVNIVPILAKADTLTPPEVDRKKRKIREEIEHFGIKIYQFPDCDSDEDEDFKLQDQALKESIPFAVIGSNTVVEARGRRVRGRLYPWGIVEVENPGHCDFVKLRTMLVRTHMQDLKDVTRETHYENYRAQCIQSMTRLVVKERNRNKLTRESGTDFPIPAVPPGTDPETEKLIREKDEELRRMQEMLHKIQRQMKETH, from the exons ATG ATCAAGCATTTCCTGGAGGACACCACGGATGATGCAGAACTGAGCATGTTCGTGAAGGACTTCCCAGGAAGCGAGCGCTGCCACTCACCGGAGGCCAGAACCAGGGTGTCCAGGCCCCAAATCCCGGAGCcaaggccccaggccccagaCTTCTATGATGATGACCTGGAGTTCAGACCCCCCTTGTGGCCCCAGTCCTCTGACAGCCAGCAGTACTTCTGtgccccagcccctctcagcccCTGCACCCGGCCCCGCAGCCCATGGGGCAGGCTTGATCCCTATGATTCCTCTGAG GATGACAAGGAGTATGTGGGCTTTGCAACCCTCCCCAACCAAGTCCACCGAAAGTCTGTGAAGAAAGGCTTTGACTTTACCCTCATGGTGGCAG GAGAGTCTGGCCTGGGTAAATCCACTCTTGTCAATAGTCTCTTCCTCACTGATCTATACCGGGACCGGAAACTCCTCAGTGCTGAAG AACGGATCATGCAAACCGTGGAGATCACTAAGCATGCAGTGGATATAGAAGAGAAGGGTGTGAGGCTGCGGCTTACCATTGTGGACACACCAGGTTTTGGGGATGCAGTCAACAACACAGAGTG CTGGAGGCCTGTGGCAGAATACATCGATCAGCAGTTTGAGCAGTATTTCCGAGATGAGAGTGGCCTGAACCGCAAGAACATCCAAGACAACAGGGTGCACTGCTGCCTGTACTTCATCTCGCCCTACGGCCACGG GCTCCGGCCATTGGATGTTGAATTCATGAAGGCCCTGCATCAGCGGGTCAACATCGTGCCTATCTTGGCTAAGGCGGACACACTGACACCTCCTGAAGTGGACCGCAAGAAACGCAAA ATCCGTGAGGAGATTGAGCACTTTGGAATCAAGATCTACCAGTTCCCAGATTGTGACTCTGATGAGGATGAGGACTTCAAATTACAGGACCAAGCCCTAAAG GAAAGCATTCCCTTTGCGGTAATTGGCAGCAACACTGTGGTAGAGGCCAGAGGGCGACGAGTTCGGGGCCGACTGTACCCCTGGGGCATTGTAGAAG TGGAAAACCCAGGGCACTGTGACTTTGTGAAGCTGAGGACAATGCTGGTGCGCACCCACATGCAGGACCTGAAGGATGTGACCAGGGAGACACATTATGAGAACTACCGGGCACAGTGCATCCAGAGCATGACCCGCCTGGTGGTGAAGGAACGGAATCGCAA CAAACTGACTCGTGAGAGTGGTACCGATTTCCCCATCCCTGCTGTTCCACCAGGGACGGATCCAGAAACCGAGAAGCTAATCCGAGAGAAAGATGAAGAG CTGCGGCGGATGCAGGAGATGCTACACAAGATCCAAAGACAGATGAAGGAGACCCATTAA
- the Septin4 gene encoding septin-4 isoform X5 — protein MDDKEYVGFATLPNQVHRKSVKKGFDFTLMVAGESGLGKSTLVNSLFLTDLYRDRKLLSAEERIMQTVEITKHAVDIEEKGVRLRLTIVDTPGFGDAVNNTECWRPVAEYIDQQFEQYFRDESGLNRKNIQDNRVHCCLYFISPYGHGLRPLDVEFMKALHQRVNIVPILAKADTLTPPEVDRKKRKIREEIEHFGIKIYQFPDCDSDEDEDFKLQDQALKESIPFAVIGSNTVVEARGRRVRGRLYPWGIVEVENPGHCDFVKLRTMLVRTHMQDLKDVTRETHYENYRAQCIQSMTRLVVKERNRNKLTRESGTDFPIPAVPPGTDPETEKLIREKDEELRRMQEMLHKIQRQMKETH, from the exons ATG GATGACAAGGAGTATGTGGGCTTTGCAACCCTCCCCAACCAAGTCCACCGAAAGTCTGTGAAGAAAGGCTTTGACTTTACCCTCATGGTGGCAG GAGAGTCTGGCCTGGGTAAATCCACTCTTGTCAATAGTCTCTTCCTCACTGATCTATACCGGGACCGGAAACTCCTCAGTGCTGAAG AACGGATCATGCAAACCGTGGAGATCACTAAGCATGCAGTGGATATAGAAGAGAAGGGTGTGAGGCTGCGGCTTACCATTGTGGACACACCAGGTTTTGGGGATGCAGTCAACAACACAGAGTG CTGGAGGCCTGTGGCAGAATACATCGATCAGCAGTTTGAGCAGTATTTCCGAGATGAGAGTGGCCTGAACCGCAAGAACATCCAAGACAACAGGGTGCACTGCTGCCTGTACTTCATCTCGCCCTACGGCCACGG GCTCCGGCCATTGGATGTTGAATTCATGAAGGCCCTGCATCAGCGGGTCAACATCGTGCCTATCTTGGCTAAGGCGGACACACTGACACCTCCTGAAGTGGACCGCAAGAAACGCAAA ATCCGTGAGGAGATTGAGCACTTTGGAATCAAGATCTACCAGTTCCCAGATTGTGACTCTGATGAGGATGAGGACTTCAAATTACAGGACCAAGCCCTAAAG GAAAGCATTCCCTTTGCGGTAATTGGCAGCAACACTGTGGTAGAGGCCAGAGGGCGACGAGTTCGGGGCCGACTGTACCCCTGGGGCATTGTAGAAG TGGAAAACCCAGGGCACTGTGACTTTGTGAAGCTGAGGACAATGCTGGTGCGCACCCACATGCAGGACCTGAAGGATGTGACCAGGGAGACACATTATGAGAACTACCGGGCACAGTGCATCCAGAGCATGACCCGCCTGGTGGTGAAGGAACGGAATCGCAA CAAACTGACTCGTGAGAGTGGTACCGATTTCCCCATCCCTGCTGTTCCACCAGGGACGGATCCAGAAACCGAGAAGCTAATCCGAGAGAAAGATGAAGAG CTGCGGCGGATGCAGGAGATGCTACACAAGATCCAAAGACAGATGAAGGAGACCCATTAA
- the Septin4 gene encoding septin-4 isoform X4, with product MDRSLGWQGNSVPEDGTEAGDDKEYVGFATLPNQVHRKSVKKGFDFTLMVAGESGLGKSTLVNSLFLTDLYRDRKLLSAEERIMQTVEITKHAVDIEEKGVRLRLTIVDTPGFGDAVNNTECWRPVAEYIDQQFEQYFRDESGLNRKNIQDNRVHCCLYFISPYGHGLRPLDVEFMKALHQRVNIVPILAKADTLTPPEVDRKKRKIREEIEHFGIKIYQFPDCDSDEDEDFKLQDQALKESIPFAVIGSNTVVEARGRRVRGRLYPWGIVEVENPGHCDFVKLRTMLVRTHMQDLKDVTRETHYENYRAQCIQSMTRLVVKERNRNKLTRESGTDFPIPAVPPGTDPETEKLIREKDEELRRMQEMLHKIQRQMKETH from the exons ATGGACCGTTCACTGGGATGGCAAGGGAATTCTGTCCCTGAGGATGGGACTGAAGCTGGG GATGACAAGGAGTATGTGGGCTTTGCAACCCTCCCCAACCAAGTCCACCGAAAGTCTGTGAAGAAAGGCTTTGACTTTACCCTCATGGTGGCAG GAGAGTCTGGCCTGGGTAAATCCACTCTTGTCAATAGTCTCTTCCTCACTGATCTATACCGGGACCGGAAACTCCTCAGTGCTGAAG AACGGATCATGCAAACCGTGGAGATCACTAAGCATGCAGTGGATATAGAAGAGAAGGGTGTGAGGCTGCGGCTTACCATTGTGGACACACCAGGTTTTGGGGATGCAGTCAACAACACAGAGTG CTGGAGGCCTGTGGCAGAATACATCGATCAGCAGTTTGAGCAGTATTTCCGAGATGAGAGTGGCCTGAACCGCAAGAACATCCAAGACAACAGGGTGCACTGCTGCCTGTACTTCATCTCGCCCTACGGCCACGG GCTCCGGCCATTGGATGTTGAATTCATGAAGGCCCTGCATCAGCGGGTCAACATCGTGCCTATCTTGGCTAAGGCGGACACACTGACACCTCCTGAAGTGGACCGCAAGAAACGCAAA ATCCGTGAGGAGATTGAGCACTTTGGAATCAAGATCTACCAGTTCCCAGATTGTGACTCTGATGAGGATGAGGACTTCAAATTACAGGACCAAGCCCTAAAG GAAAGCATTCCCTTTGCGGTAATTGGCAGCAACACTGTGGTAGAGGCCAGAGGGCGACGAGTTCGGGGCCGACTGTACCCCTGGGGCATTGTAGAAG TGGAAAACCCAGGGCACTGTGACTTTGTGAAGCTGAGGACAATGCTGGTGCGCACCCACATGCAGGACCTGAAGGATGTGACCAGGGAGACACATTATGAGAACTACCGGGCACAGTGCATCCAGAGCATGACCCGCCTGGTGGTGAAGGAACGGAATCGCAA CAAACTGACTCGTGAGAGTGGTACCGATTTCCCCATCCCTGCTGTTCCACCAGGGACGGATCCAGAAACCGAGAAGCTAATCCGAGAGAAAGATGAAGAG CTGCGGCGGATGCAGGAGATGCTACACAAGATCCAAAGACAGATGAAGGAGACCCATTAA
- the Septin4 gene encoding septin-4 isoform X2, translating into MDRSLGWQGNSVPEDGTEAGIKHFLEDTTDDAELSMFVKDFPGSERCHSPEARTRVSRPQIPEPRPQAPDFYDDDLEFRPPLWPQSSDSQQYFCAPAPLSPCTRPRSPWGRLDPYDSSEDDKEYVGFATLPNQVHRKSVKKGFDFTLMVAGESGLGKSTLVNSLFLTDLYRDRKLLSAEERIMQTVEITKHAVDIEEKGVRLRLTIVDTPGFGDAVNNTECWRPVAEYIDQQFEQYFRDESGLNRKNIQDNRVHCCLYFISPYGHGLRPLDVEFMKALHQRVNIVPILAKADTLTPPEVDRKKRKIREEIEHFGIKIYQFPDCDSDEDEDFKLQDQALKESIPFAVIGSNTVVEARGRRVRGRLYPWGIVEVENPGHCDFVKLRTMLVRTHMQDLKDVTRETHYENYRAQCIQSMTRLVVKERNRNKLTRESGTDFPIPAVPPGTDPETEKLIREKDEELRRMQEMLHKIQRQMKETH; encoded by the exons ATGGACCGTTCACTGGGATGGCAAGGGAATTCTGTCCCTGAGGATGGGACTGAAGCTGGG ATCAAGCATTTCCTGGAGGACACCACGGATGATGCAGAACTGAGCATGTTCGTGAAGGACTTCCCAGGAAGCGAGCGCTGCCACTCACCGGAGGCCAGAACCAGGGTGTCCAGGCCCCAAATCCCGGAGCcaaggccccaggccccagaCTTCTATGATGATGACCTGGAGTTCAGACCCCCCTTGTGGCCCCAGTCCTCTGACAGCCAGCAGTACTTCTGtgccccagcccctctcagcccCTGCACCCGGCCCCGCAGCCCATGGGGCAGGCTTGATCCCTATGATTCCTCTGAG GATGACAAGGAGTATGTGGGCTTTGCAACCCTCCCCAACCAAGTCCACCGAAAGTCTGTGAAGAAAGGCTTTGACTTTACCCTCATGGTGGCAG GAGAGTCTGGCCTGGGTAAATCCACTCTTGTCAATAGTCTCTTCCTCACTGATCTATACCGGGACCGGAAACTCCTCAGTGCTGAAG AACGGATCATGCAAACCGTGGAGATCACTAAGCATGCAGTGGATATAGAAGAGAAGGGTGTGAGGCTGCGGCTTACCATTGTGGACACACCAGGTTTTGGGGATGCAGTCAACAACACAGAGTG CTGGAGGCCTGTGGCAGAATACATCGATCAGCAGTTTGAGCAGTATTTCCGAGATGAGAGTGGCCTGAACCGCAAGAACATCCAAGACAACAGGGTGCACTGCTGCCTGTACTTCATCTCGCCCTACGGCCACGG GCTCCGGCCATTGGATGTTGAATTCATGAAGGCCCTGCATCAGCGGGTCAACATCGTGCCTATCTTGGCTAAGGCGGACACACTGACACCTCCTGAAGTGGACCGCAAGAAACGCAAA ATCCGTGAGGAGATTGAGCACTTTGGAATCAAGATCTACCAGTTCCCAGATTGTGACTCTGATGAGGATGAGGACTTCAAATTACAGGACCAAGCCCTAAAG GAAAGCATTCCCTTTGCGGTAATTGGCAGCAACACTGTGGTAGAGGCCAGAGGGCGACGAGTTCGGGGCCGACTGTACCCCTGGGGCATTGTAGAAG TGGAAAACCCAGGGCACTGTGACTTTGTGAAGCTGAGGACAATGCTGGTGCGCACCCACATGCAGGACCTGAAGGATGTGACCAGGGAGACACATTATGAGAACTACCGGGCACAGTGCATCCAGAGCATGACCCGCCTGGTGGTGAAGGAACGGAATCGCAA CAAACTGACTCGTGAGAGTGGTACCGATTTCCCCATCCCTGCTGTTCCACCAGGGACGGATCCAGAAACCGAGAAGCTAATCCGAGAGAAAGATGAAGAG CTGCGGCGGATGCAGGAGATGCTACACAAGATCCAAAGACAGATGAAGGAGACCCATTAA